In the Candidatus Electrothrix sp. GW3-4 genome, one interval contains:
- a CDS encoding radical SAM protein, whose protein sequence is MSADLTARTVDFKAGERNVFFHLLTACNLSCQHCYINPPQHGTETLSTETVLKWLRLFARPEQESNLILLGGEPSLHPDLALIIRAAKSMRYAVTVDSNGYLFHDLLKKVRPAELDFLSFSLDGPDAAVNDPLRGEGVFAVCTENLRKAVELGFRTSLIYTVSSRNIEHLHRMPALLAELGVRRFFIQVIGLRGKPATVSAEGEQWQVDPGQWLDVVPKVAQQAALAGIHVTYPKVFLEPEEPFACAGRVAENYFIFPNGRVYQCPLCEDYPLHSLCIEEDQLVQRKGLYEDRFFALEIPEGCVMNKLLQPDTLEYHPDGRPNHRISCCMLKQEILP, encoded by the coding sequence ATGAGCGCCGACTTGACAGCAAGGACGGTTGACTTTAAGGCCGGTGAGCGAAATGTTTTTTTTCATCTCCTTACTGCCTGCAATCTCTCTTGTCAGCATTGCTATATTAATCCGCCCCAGCATGGAACTGAAACTCTCTCCACAGAGACTGTGCTGAAATGGTTGCGTCTCTTTGCCCGACCTGAGCAGGAAAGCAATCTGATCCTGCTTGGCGGTGAGCCCAGCCTCCATCCTGATCTGGCCCTGATTATCCGGGCCGCCAAGTCCATGCGTTATGCCGTTACTGTGGATTCCAATGGCTATCTCTTTCATGATCTCCTGAAGAAGGTACGACCGGCAGAGCTGGATTTTCTCAGCTTCAGTCTGGATGGTCCTGATGCAGCGGTGAATGATCCTCTTCGCGGGGAGGGTGTCTTTGCTGTCTGTACCGAGAATTTGCGTAAGGCTGTGGAGCTTGGTTTTCGCACCAGCCTGATTTATACGGTCTCTTCCCGAAATATTGAGCATCTCCACCGTATGCCTGCCTTGTTGGCAGAGCTTGGGGTGCGCCGCTTTTTTATTCAGGTGATTGGTCTGCGAGGAAAGCCTGCTACGGTTTCAGCAGAAGGGGAGCAATGGCAGGTTGATCCGGGACAGTGGCTGGACGTGGTTCCCAAGGTGGCGCAACAGGCAGCCTTGGCCGGTATCCATGTTACTTACCCCAAGGTTTTTCTTGAACCCGAGGAACCCTTTGCCTGTGCTGGCCGGGTGGCAGAGAATTACTTCATCTTTCCTAACGGCAGGGTTTATCAATGTCCACTCTGCGAGGATTATCCTCTTCACAGCTTGTGTATAGAAGAAGATCAGCTGGTCCAGCGGAAGGGACTGTATGAAGACCGTTTCTTTGCCTTGGAGATACCGGAAGGGTGCGTGATGAATAAGCTTCTGCAACCTGATACCCTGGAGTATCATCCCGATGGCAGGCCGAATCATCGTATCTCTTGCTGTATGCTCAAGCAGGAAATCTTGCCATGA
- the wrbA gene encoding NAD(P)H:quinone oxidoreductase gives MKVLIVYYSMYGHIYKMAQAAAEGAGSVESAEVMLRRVPETLPQEVLEKMGADHAQNEQGEVPICTVEELGEADAVIFGTPTRFGNMCGQMRQFLDATGQLWMEGALVGKPGSVITSSNTQHGGQESTILSFHISLLHQGMVIVGLPYSFQGQMTTDEITGCSPYGASVIAGHDGSRLPSETELAGARFQGEHVAKIAKKLTS, from the coding sequence ATGAAAGTGTTGATCGTTTACTACTCAATGTATGGACATATCTATAAAATGGCTCAAGCTGCTGCTGAAGGAGCAGGATCTGTAGAATCTGCAGAAGTGATGCTGCGTCGGGTACCGGAAACACTGCCCCAAGAAGTCTTAGAGAAGATGGGTGCTGATCACGCACAGAACGAACAGGGAGAGGTACCCATTTGTACAGTAGAAGAGTTAGGCGAGGCAGATGCTGTTATCTTTGGAACCCCGACCCGCTTTGGCAATATGTGCGGACAGATGCGCCAATTTCTTGATGCAACTGGCCAACTCTGGATGGAGGGGGCCTTGGTGGGCAAGCCAGGCAGTGTTATTACAAGCTCAAACACCCAGCATGGTGGCCAGGAGTCCACTATCCTGAGTTTCCATATTTCTCTCTTACATCAAGGCATGGTCATTGTCGGCCTCCCCTATTCTTTTCAGGGACAAATGACGACAGACGAGATCACCGGTTGTTCACCCTATGGGGCATCGGTTATTGCAGGCCATGACGGTAGTCGCCTCCCCAGTGAGACAGAGCTGGCTGGCGCGCGCTTCCAGGGAGAGCATGTGGCAAAGATCGCCAAAAAACTTACGTCATGA
- a CDS encoding BLUF domain-containing protein — protein sequence MHLIIYISDYTGEDKEIGRDLIKIHKSSAQNNPDLDITGVLFYHNRNFLQALEGKQEHLEELMTTLEKDSRHTRITRLVDTEIPRRGFPDWQMDVFNLDADAVLNRRDLAVYEEMFSTQCAMDAPVFINMLKSLYENVELYKIALK from the coding sequence ATGCACCTGATAATCTACATAAGCGACTACACAGGGGAAGACAAAGAGATAGGAAGGGATCTTATCAAGATCCATAAATCATCAGCCCAAAACAACCCTGACCTCGACATTACCGGTGTGCTCTTCTATCATAACCGTAATTTTCTCCAGGCACTGGAAGGCAAGCAAGAGCATCTGGAAGAATTGATGACAACTCTTGAAAAAGATTCCCGCCATACACGAATTACCCGCCTTGTTGATACAGAGATACCAAGAAGAGGATTCCCTGACTGGCAAATGGATGTCTTCAACCTAGATGCTGACGCAGTTCTCAATCGGAGAGATCTGGCTGTCTATGAGGAAATGTTTTCCACCCAGTGTGCTATGGACGCACCTGTGTTTATTAACATGCTGAAATCTCTTTACGAGAATGTTGAACTGTATAAAATAGCTCTAAAATAA
- a CDS encoding sigma-54 dependent transcriptional regulator has translation MRNILLVSRYPEVFAVFTKSCARGAGIFSCSSLVEALKTLNSHRCEFLFIDMEILQHTALTNASGYKAVLQPFWLQSPSLEIVVMTSQEMLQEAVSTVKQGASDYIMYPVLADEIRLIINNLKDCQQVQSELDYLRDQFWDRDAAPFIQTECLAMNKVLEDVRAVAPTKSTVLLTGETGTGKGVLAGLIHKHSNRRNEPFINVHCGAIPDTLLESELFGHEKGAFTGAIKKKQGRFEVANNGTIFLDEIGTITPAAQIKLLQVLQEGLFQRIGSEQDTRVNVRVIAATNDDLKQLCEEKRFRKDLYYRLNVFPIELPPLRDRKEDIPGLTEGFIRRFNLLYAKEIVDIHPQAIDAFLKYSWPGNIRELENIIERSCIIERSSILLPDSFPAELFVHDDTLTRIQMDTMLPLAEVRRRGIEEIERCYLKEVLSSNKGKINRSAEAAGVSTRQLHKLMKKYGLRREEFKR, from the coding sequence ATGCGCAATATTTTACTTGTTAGCCGATATCCTGAGGTGTTCGCAGTCTTTACAAAAAGCTGCGCAAGAGGGGCAGGCATTTTTTCCTGCTCCTCGCTGGTTGAAGCATTGAAGACCCTGAACAGCCATCGCTGTGAATTCCTCTTCATTGACATGGAGATCCTCCAACACACCGCCTTAACCAATGCAAGTGGTTATAAAGCAGTGTTGCAGCCTTTCTGGCTTCAATCTCCAAGTCTGGAGATCGTGGTGATGACCTCTCAGGAGATGCTCCAGGAGGCGGTCTCCACGGTAAAACAGGGGGCCAGTGATTATATTATGTACCCTGTCCTTGCCGATGAGATCCGCCTGATCATAAATAACCTCAAGGACTGTCAGCAGGTTCAATCCGAGCTTGATTATCTCCGTGATCAGTTCTGGGACCGGGACGCTGCCCCTTTTATCCAGACAGAATGCCTGGCTATGAATAAGGTCCTTGAGGATGTCCGCGCTGTGGCCCCCACCAAGAGTACGGTGCTGCTCACGGGTGAAACCGGGACAGGCAAGGGGGTACTGGCCGGTCTCATCCATAAACACAGTAATAGACGCAATGAACCCTTTATCAATGTTCATTGTGGAGCAATACCAGACACCCTGCTGGAGAGTGAGCTCTTTGGCCACGAGAAAGGTGCCTTTACCGGGGCGATAAAGAAAAAACAGGGCCGCTTCGAGGTGGCCAATAACGGCACGATCTTTCTCGATGAGATCGGCACCATCACCCCAGCGGCCCAAATCAAACTGCTCCAAGTCCTTCAGGAAGGTCTGTTTCAGCGGATCGGCAGCGAACAGGACACCAGGGTCAATGTCCGGGTCATTGCGGCAACCAATGACGATCTTAAACAACTCTGTGAGGAGAAAAGATTCCGCAAAGATCTCTATTATCGGCTCAATGTCTTCCCTATTGAACTGCCGCCCCTTCGTGACCGAAAAGAGGATATCCCCGGCCTGACCGAGGGTTTTATCCGAAGGTTCAACCTACTGTATGCAAAAGAGATCGTCGATATCCACCCTCAGGCCATTGATGCTTTTCTCAAGTATTCATGGCCGGGAAATATCCGGGAACTGGAAAATATCATTGAGCGTTCCTGCATCATTGAGCGTTCTTCCATCTTATTACCCGACAGTTTTCCGGCAGAGCTCTTTGTACACGATGATACCCTGACAAGAATCCAGATGGACACCATGCTCCCGCTGGCGGAAGTACGGAGGCGGGGAATTGAGGAGATTGAGCGGTGTTATCTCAAGGAGGTATTGAGCAGTAATAAGGGGAAAATAAACCGAAGCGCTGAGGCTGCCGGAGTCAGTACCCGGCAACTGCATAAGTTGATGAAGAAGTATGGGTTAAGGAGGGAGGAATTCAAAAGGTAA
- the tnpA gene encoding IS200/IS605 family transposase has product MKQYSRGSHTTYHHRYHIVWITKYRYKLLRGALQQRVREIVAQVAEEFGVHIVNGVVSSDHVHIFVSIPPHVRESDLVKVMKGRSSRKVQQEFPELRKRYWGRHFWARGYFSVTSGNVTDEMIDEYINNHADAHNRNDAENISLE; this is encoded by the coding sequence ATGAAACAATACAGCAGAGGTTCTCACACCACGTATCATCATCGATATCATATTGTGTGGATTACGAAATACCGATACAAATTGCTTCGCGGTGCTCTTCAGCAGCGAGTGCGGGAGATTGTTGCTCAGGTTGCGGAAGAGTTCGGCGTCCATATTGTCAACGGTGTTGTATCGTCCGATCATGTACATATTTTCGTTTCCATCCCGCCCCATGTAAGAGAAAGCGACCTGGTGAAAGTAATGAAGGGTCGAAGTTCCCGGAAAGTCCAACAGGAGTTCCCGGAGTTGAGGAAACGCTATTGGGGGCGGCATTTTTGGGCGCGAGGATATTTCAGTGTGACCAGCGGCAATGTGACTGACGAAATGATCGACGAATATATTAACAATCATGCTGATGCTCATAATCGTAACGATGCTGAAAATATATCTTTAGAGTGA
- the tnpA gene encoding IS200/IS605 family transposase, which translates to MSRFRKLSQTVWHCQYHIVFCPKYRFRVLKGSTKKEVEDCIKTFTSAQKCELIELNVQVDHVHLLVMIPPKVSVSTYMGTVKGRTAIRVFNKFRKLKQRPFWGNHLWARGYCVDTVGLDTEMIRKYIKYQEEKEKDSEKTIH; encoded by the coding sequence ATGAGTAGATTTCGTAAATTATCACAAACGGTATGGCATTGCCAATATCATATAGTATTTTGTCCCAAATACCGTTTCAGAGTTTTGAAAGGCAGTACAAAAAAGGAAGTTGAAGATTGCATAAAAACATTCACTTCAGCTCAGAAATGTGAGTTGATAGAGTTGAATGTACAGGTTGACCATGTTCATCTTCTTGTGATGATACCGCCCAAAGTTTCAGTATCAACTTATATGGGAACTGTTAAAGGTCGGACAGCAATTCGAGTTTTCAATAAGTTCCGTAAATTGAAGCAGAGGCCTTTTTGGGGTAATCACTTGTGGGCTCGCGGTTACTGTGTTGATACCGTCGGTCTTGATACAGAGATGATTCGTAAGTATATTAAGTACCAGGAAGAGAAAGAAAAGGATTCTGAAAAGACAATCCATTAA
- a CDS encoding carboxypeptidase-like regulatory domain-containing protein yields the protein MRTRKYGLALLCGLTVLLSGLLFPASAATIHGTVTDSNGPVGGVRVTVHRTICLSLGYLGLGCTSWSDDILTETDGTYSFIDLYPKDPIGEYGVSAQVNWEDDRPYVYQQKNIEITGEEQSVQVDFQLELASTISGTLRKANGEMLTSDEKEHIKVEVHPAEGGAFYPYKASIESDGSYNISGLPSGRSFNVSVQGDGTVNYIPEWSIGAISVPDTLELAGAIDITSPGSQINGVDFQLDSGATVTGKFYQQPEVSSYSYKVVVTETTAEDACSMASDSILNKYTVYV from the coding sequence ATGAGGACTCGAAAATATGGATTAGCGTTGCTTTGTGGTCTCACGGTGTTGCTTTCAGGCTTGCTCTTCCCGGCTTCAGCCGCAACAATACATGGTACGGTCACGGATAGTAACGGACCGGTTGGAGGTGTTCGGGTAACAGTACATAGAACTATCTGTCTTTCATTAGGTTATCTTGGTCTGGGCTGTACATCCTGGTCTGATGATATTCTAACGGAGACCGATGGGACATATTCTTTTATTGATCTTTATCCTAAGGATCCAATTGGTGAGTACGGGGTTTCCGCCCAAGTCAACTGGGAGGACGACAGACCATATGTGTACCAGCAAAAAAATATAGAAATAACCGGAGAAGAGCAAAGCGTCCAGGTCGATTTTCAACTCGAACTGGCATCAACAATCAGCGGAACTCTTCGCAAGGCGAACGGCGAGATGCTGACGAGTGATGAGAAAGAACATATTAAGGTAGAGGTTCATCCTGCAGAGGGGGGAGCTTTTTATCCTTATAAGGCATCCATAGAATCAGACGGCAGTTACAATATATCAGGTTTACCATCTGGGAGGAGCTTTAATGTGTCAGTGCAAGGCGATGGTACAGTCAATTATATCCCGGAGTGGAGTATAGGAGCCATCAGCGTGCCTGATACGCTTGAACTGGCAGGGGCGATAGACATCACCTCTCCAGGATCTCAGATCAATGGGGTGGATTTTCAACTGGATTCTGGAGCAACGGTGACGGGAAAGTTCTATCAACAACCCGAAGTGTCCAGTTATAGCTACAAGGTAGTTGTGACCGAGACCACTGCTGAGGACGCATGTTCAATGGCTTCTGATTCAATTCTTAATAAATATACTGTGTATGTCTAA
- a CDS encoding radical SAM protein, giving the protein MRPDSLLVIPVFIPHEGCPHCCVFCNQQRISGFTEQPVHAEDVRETVQTWLKRKGPGKRKVQVAFYGGSFTGLMQTRQEELLGALNPFLEQGRVQSLRLSTRPDYIDQERVALLRKYQVSTVELGVQSMNDRVLTQAKRGHQAVDVEQAVPILRQAGMEVGIQLMLGLPGDTRTSLRRTVERVIALQPDFVRIYPLLIVQHSELAEQYRRGEYTPLSLDKAVILTAWMKQRFDQADIRVVRMGLQAGPELEASLLAGPWHPAFGELVASRLMLHRTRKLLVQVPAEGTVHLCINQRDQSVFRGMKSANVRRLQQLGLWQRIVLNTDSALPRGTVRILS; this is encoded by the coding sequence ATGAGGCCTGATTCCCTCCTGGTTATTCCTGTTTTTATCCCCCATGAGGGCTGCCCACATTGCTGTGTGTTCTGTAACCAGCAGCGGATCAGTGGGTTTACAGAACAACCGGTGCATGCTGAGGATGTGCGGGAAACCGTCCAAACCTGGTTAAAGAGAAAAGGCCCGGGCAAGCGCAAGGTCCAGGTGGCCTTTTACGGTGGAAGCTTCACCGGCTTGATGCAGACGCGGCAGGAAGAATTGCTTGGAGCTCTTAACCCGTTTCTGGAGCAGGGTCGAGTGCAGAGCCTGCGCCTGTCCACTCGGCCTGATTATATCGATCAGGAGCGGGTCGCCCTGCTGCGGAAATATCAGGTCTCCACGGTGGAGCTCGGGGTCCAGTCCATGAATGATCGGGTGCTGACCCAGGCAAAGCGTGGTCATCAGGCTGTTGATGTTGAACAGGCTGTTCCCATCCTTCGACAGGCCGGAATGGAGGTCGGCATTCAGCTGATGTTAGGCTTGCCCGGTGATACCCGCACCTCCCTGCGCAGAACTGTTGAGCGCGTTATTGCGCTTCAGCCTGATTTTGTCCGTATCTACCCTCTCCTGATTGTGCAGCACAGTGAACTGGCTGAGCAATACAGGCGAGGGGAATATACGCCCTTGAGTCTGGATAAGGCCGTGATTCTGACTGCCTGGATGAAGCAGCGGTTTGATCAGGCCGATATCCGAGTGGTACGCATGGGCTTACAGGCTGGGCCAGAGCTGGAGGCCTCGCTGCTGGCTGGGCCCTGGCACCCAGCCTTTGGTGAACTGGTGGCCTCCCGTCTGATGCTGCACCGGACAAGAAAGCTACTCGTGCAAGTTCCTGCTGAGGGCACGGTCCATCTCTGTATCAATCAGCGGGACCAGTCCGTCTTTCGGGGCATGAAGTCTGCAAACGTCAGGCGTCTGCAACAGCTTGGGCTCTGGCAGCGTATTGTTCTGAACACAGATTCCGCCTTGCCGCGCGGTACGGTTAGGATACTGTCCTGA
- a CDS encoding serine protease encodes MKFFATFWSLSLSLLLCAGASAGNNIEFLDKGLIQKLNDGVYEVVTPKLEDDNITYARKLPFEKLAYVQRNEKYHSIGTAFFISEKKLMTAEHVLDLRYFSLHKDFFIRDRNGKTYPLNKVFKCSSRRDMVVFDLKEYPDKITPLHFNSQVEVGDTVFSVGNTLGEGIAYRAGQVASFTPEWDYGEWEDIRFSSPSSPGNSGGPLLNTAGEVIGVIVKGNRSENYNIAVPITEAKKLGDRAEFYSRNVRVGIWGTAATLSKDWSYTAALPASVSEFAQQTQDSLKGFYRNLRKELQEQVKEKNFPEGKRFRYSLREQPIIHGLAPVIPDISFRKWTAKQVKLEKEPLAEGQNVYHGPLHHKMNRFRHPNSDYFDMLAIVEKPPEIDLKTFLDSPAMVLDTVLSTAPYFRYIGRERVAITSLGEPEKIEIWPDKLGRRWTSSLWYIPYSNDFLYSNCLPSPGGAVCTIRSAWTGLLTRDYIAASHETCNELVAGYEGSLDDWEEYLALGEKYLPASLQQAEISHKGDQTGIRLKDFQLDLKDPEITGDSSLGLHFGYANDQLLAEDLILFSLSPEKGGAASCTIRPLFEPSPFSAEEYVRTWKESISGTGDFSGKKIAQGYRVVIQKSIMPPGKTITDPNGQKIKKIFTVGCASKTSTAEEQDMEQNCQRFFQSADFAGK; translated from the coding sequence ATGAAGTTTTTTGCGACCTTCTGGTCTCTTTCTCTCTCCTTGTTGCTGTGCGCAGGGGCATCTGCCGGTAATAATATTGAGTTTCTGGACAAAGGGCTGATTCAGAAACTCAATGACGGTGTTTATGAGGTCGTTACACCAAAATTGGAAGATGACAATATAACCTATGCCAGAAAACTCCCTTTTGAAAAGTTGGCCTATGTGCAGCGAAATGAGAAGTATCATAGCATAGGAACGGCGTTTTTTATCAGTGAGAAAAAATTGATGACTGCGGAGCATGTCTTAGATCTGCGGTATTTTTCCCTCCATAAAGATTTTTTTATCCGCGACAGAAACGGAAAGACCTATCCGCTTAATAAGGTTTTTAAGTGCTCCTCCCGCAGGGACATGGTGGTCTTTGATCTGAAGGAATATCCAGATAAAATCACTCCGCTCCATTTTAACAGTCAGGTTGAGGTTGGTGATACCGTTTTTTCTGTGGGAAATACATTGGGAGAGGGCATAGCCTATCGTGCTGGGCAGGTGGCCTCGTTCACCCCTGAATGGGACTATGGAGAATGGGAGGATATTCGTTTTTCATCCCCATCATCTCCGGGCAACAGCGGCGGGCCACTGCTGAATACAGCGGGGGAAGTCATTGGAGTGATTGTTAAAGGTAACCGGAGTGAAAATTATAATATCGCGGTCCCGATTACTGAAGCGAAGAAGTTGGGAGACAGGGCAGAATTTTACTCCCGCAATGTTCGTGTGGGGATCTGGGGGACTGCTGCCACGCTCAGCAAAGACTGGTCCTATACCGCCGCCCTGCCTGCATCGGTTTCCGAATTTGCGCAGCAGACCCAAGATTCCCTGAAGGGCTTTTACAGAAATTTGCGCAAGGAATTGCAAGAGCAGGTCAAAGAAAAGAATTTTCCAGAAGGGAAGCGCTTTCGTTATTCTCTCAGAGAACAACCGATTATTCACGGACTCGCCCCTGTCATTCCTGATATCAGTTTCAGGAAGTGGACAGCCAAGCAGGTGAAGCTGGAAAAAGAACCGCTTGCGGAGGGGCAAAATGTTTATCATGGTCCTCTTCATCACAAGATGAATCGGTTTCGTCACCCTAATTCTGATTATTTTGATATGCTGGCGATTGTGGAAAAACCGCCAGAAATCGATTTGAAAACGTTTTTGGACTCTCCGGCTATGGTTCTGGACACTGTGCTCAGTACTGCACCCTATTTTCGCTATATCGGGAGGGAACGGGTCGCTATCACGAGCTTAGGTGAGCCAGAGAAAATCGAGATATGGCCTGATAAGCTGGGCAGACGATGGACTTCTTCTCTCTGGTATATTCCTTATAGTAACGATTTTCTTTATAGTAACTGTCTCCCTTCCCCGGGAGGAGCTGTTTGTACCATTCGAAGTGCGTGGACGGGCCTGCTTACACGGGATTATATTGCTGCTTCCCATGAAACATGTAACGAACTGGTTGCTGGTTATGAGGGGAGTCTTGACGATTGGGAGGAGTACCTTGCCCTTGGCGAAAAGTACCTACCTGCCTCTTTGCAACAGGCTGAAATCAGCCACAAGGGAGATCAGACCGGAATTCGCCTGAAAGATTTTCAACTTGATTTGAAGGATCCTGAAATTACTGGTGACTCAAGTCTGGGGCTGCACTTTGGCTATGCCAATGATCAGCTTCTTGCCGAGGACCTGATTCTGTTTTCCTTATCTCCAGAAAAAGGGGGCGCTGCCTCATGCACCATTCGACCGTTATTTGAGCCCAGCCCGTTCAGTGCTGAGGAATATGTCAGAACATGGAAAGAGAGTATCTCGGGTACCGGTGATTTCTCCGGCAAAAAGATTGCTCAAGGTTATAGAGTTGTTATTCAGAAATCCATCATGCCACCAGGAAAGACGATTACCGATCCCAACGGTCAGAAAATAAAAAAGATCTTTACAGTTGGTTGCGCCTCTAAGACCTCCACGGCAGAAGAGCAAGATATGGAACAGAATTGCCAGCGTTTTTTTCAGAGCGCGGATTTTGCTGGTAAGTAA